In the Candidatus Nitrospira nitrosa genome, one interval contains:
- a CDS encoding DUF3015 family protein: protein MRTRLQCVAALGASLLLGLTGCTVKGTINQITDTTSNVTGTTSGAAWWNEDGQLKPDFKATAFVSFNYDNLQHDLAAGQGEYLASVSKLLGVPTDREPAFFSEAQAGYATMGSQGPTALLTLLRDRAQLFVN, encoded by the coding sequence ATGCGCACCCGTTTACAATGCGTCGCAGCACTGGGAGCAAGTCTGTTGCTTGGTCTAACCGGCTGCACAGTCAAAGGCACCATTAACCAAATCACCGACACCACGTCCAATGTCACCGGCACCACCTCCGGAGCGGCCTGGTGGAATGAAGACGGTCAGCTGAAGCCGGACTTCAAGGCCACCGCCTTTGTCTCTTTCAACTATGACAATCTGCAGCACGATCTCGCGGCGGGACAGGGAGAATACCTCGCATCAGTGAGCAAGCTCTTAGGGGTACCAACTGATCGAGAGCCGGCGTTTTTTTCCGAGGCTCAGGCAGGGTATGCCACGATGGGTAGCCAAGGCCCGACGGCGTTGCTGACCCTGCTCCGTGACCGAGCCCAGTTGTTCGTAAACTGA